Below is a genomic region from Parageobacillus toebii NBRC 107807.
GCCCCCTTAATGATGTTCAGAATGGTGAATGGCTTGCATTAATAAAGAAATTACGTGTTCGTCATCACAAGAATAAAGCAATGTTTTTCCCTCACGGCGATATTTCACTAATCGTAGATTTCTCAATATGCTTAATTGATGGGAAATTGCCGATTGAGACATCTCCAATACTTCAGCGATATGGTTTACTGAACATTCTTCTTGCGACAATAAGTAAAGTATCTTGATTCGTGTTGGGTCAGCCAACGCTTTAAAAATGAGTGATACACTTTCAACAGTTTCAGAAGACAAAAAAGAATGTTTATTTTTGTTCATCATACATAACCTCTCTCATGAAAACTAAATATGAGCATATGTTCATATATAATTATTTAATAAAAATAGGTTTTTGTCAAGTTAAGGAAAATATAGCTTTATACCCCCCTTTTTAAGGAGTATAGGAGTTTATAAAAAGTACAAATATAAGGTAATTAGTATAAAGCCAGCTTATATATCTAGAGGTTATAAAAATATGCATAAAAAAGAGGGTGTCCCAAAAGCGATCCTTTTGGGGCACCCTCTTTTTATAAAATTTCCGTGATATTAGGCATATGCTCATCCATCCACGCTATTGCTTCATCTAGTGTGGCAAATTCTTTTGTCTCAAACGTCATTTCATTTTGCAAAAGCCAGACGTCTTTTGGCTCATGATAGACGCCGGCAATCGACCAATGCAGCAAACTGTATGGATCGTTTTCATGCAAAAATGATACCCAAGTTTTTTGCTTCGCTACATTGGCGATTTGTTTCAGCTTATCTTTCATGTTGCTCACTCACTTCTACAAGCGGCATGCGTGGACTTAAAATTTGTCCAGGGCTTTTCAGCAAAAAACTGCTCGTCCCTTCGACAACGTCAATCGTCATCACATCATCATAGAACACGAGACGGGACTTTTCCACAAAAACAGGAACGAAATTCGTCTCGACAGCGATATCGTCCTCATCTGCTTCATCGACGAGCCATAAGGCAATGACACCGTCAACGAGGCATCCGCATCCATCTGTGTCATATTTTAGCTTCAACATTCGCCCTGTTTGCGCTAAAATAGGAGTAAGCTGTTTGATCGCTTTATCTGTAAATGTAATATTCACGCTACATGATGCTCCTTTTCTTCTTGTTTCTGCTCCTATTGTACCTACATATGCAAATTGCTGTCAAAATAAAAAGGAGGAATTCAATCATGTCCAAAGTGCAAATTAAAGTGAACGATAACGGCTCCTATCGTATCACTGGCGATGTGGAGCTTATTGATGCGGAAGGAAATAAATTTGTAACCAAACAAACCTTTTCGCTTTGCCGGTGTGGGCTGTCCAATAATGTACCATTTTGCGACGGTTCCCATAAAGGCAAATTCCACTCTGTTGTCCGCGCCACTCCGTCCGAATCGCAATGATAGGAAGTGGCATTGTTGGACGAAAAATGGCTTAAAAAACTTATTCGCAACTGCTTTCTTCAATATGGACATGACACGGAATCTCTGTTTCTTCATGACTTCGAATGGAAACAGTTGTGCGAAAAAATTTTACTAGAAAAAACAAACCATGAAGATATGGATATGTACGAAATTGTGCATGATGTCATTTATGAATATATAACGAAATAACACTACTTGTTATGCAGCAGGGAGTGTTATTTTTTGAAGAATGCACGTTTCCCGACTTTCTCGACCACGGATGGAAATAAGCGATAGAGTTGACTCCCAATATTCATCCAGCGCGGCATATTTACTTCCCTTGTCGGCGTCATCATAACCGAAACGACCTGTTTTGCTACTTTTTCCGGCGAAAGCATCCATCGTTCCACATTTTTTACATATTCCCCTGATTGGTCGGCGACATGGAAAAAATTCGTCCGAATCGGCCCCGGGTTCACAGCAGTAACAAAAATCCCGTACTGTTCCGCCTCCATCCGCAAACTGTCCGTAAACCCAAGCACCGCATGTTTGGTAGCAGCATATACGCTCGATTTTGGAGTTGCCAATTTTCCTGCTTGTGAAGCAATATTAATAATATGGCCGCTTCGCCTTTTTTGCATATGTAAATATACTATTTTTGTGCAAGCGATTAAACCAAATACATTGACAGCAAACATGTCTTTCATTTCCTCGATATCAATGTCTTCCACATTGCGAAACACGCCAAAACCTGCGTTATTTACTAATACATCAACCGTTTGGACATCACGAAATAATTGTTGAAACACCGTTTCTACCGCATCTGTATCACTCACATCCAACCGATAATAACGTGGCAAAATGCCATATGTATGTTCAATTTGTCTTGCCACCGCTTTCAACTTTTCTTCATTTCTGGCAAGCAACACCGGCAGCGCCTTTTGGCGTGCCGCTTCATAGGCGATCTGTTCACCGATGCCGCTTGACGCTCCAGTAATGACGATATGTTTGCCTTCTATCCGCAAATAGATCCCTCCATCGCTTCATAAATGTAATAATCATTTACTTTTGTCTTTCTCACTGCGACGTTCTCTTCTAAGTAATCAAGCTGCCCAATCGTTTCAGACATCGTTAATATAAACTCTTGTTGATATACAGTAGGAAATAGCTTTTGGCAAACTTCAAATACCGTATGCGGTCTTTGCTTGAGCATATCGAGCACTTGCTCGGCACGTTCGCGTTGTTTACGGAGCCGTTTTTCAATCAATGCAAATACGTCTGTTACATCCTCCCCATGTCCCGTCATGACAAAAGAAATGTCGTAATTCCGCATTTTAAGCAATGAAGCGTTATACTGCACTAATGGTTTCGGGCGCTCCGTTTCTCCTGGAAAAGGCGGCTCCATCAATGGATTTGGAGAAATATGTAAAAGCAAATGATCTCCACCAATCATCGCACCGTCTGTTTCGCGGTAAAACACAACATGGCTTTGGGCATGTCCCGGTGTTTCAATTACTTTCCAATGCGGCAAGCCCGGCAGCAAATCACCTTCTTTGACCGTAGCGGTAAGCGGACGATGACATGCATAGCGGAGCGAGCCCCGTAAATTTGGAAGTTCTGCGAGAAACGAACGATCCACGCCACATTCTAACAAAAACTGTTCAAAAAATCGTTGATGTTGTTGAAAAAATGTTTCGTCCTGGCGAAGCCAGCGATCTGCTTTCTGATGGCCAATGACCGGAATTGTATCTGGTAAATAATCGAGCAAGCCGACATGGTCAGGATGGTGATGGGTAATGACAACTTGATCAATGTCGGAAGGAGCATATCCAATTTGACGAAGCTGCTGTTGAAACGAGCGCCACGCCTCTTCTGTTTTTACACCGGCATCAATCAGAGTCAAGCTATCTCCTTTAATCAAGTACATGTTTACATTTCCAACCGGAAACGGCGTCGGCACGACGATGCGATAAATATGTTCATTCATCATCGACGATCCCCTTCTAATGATATATTTATAAAATAAATCGACAATAATGATATTTAACAGTTTACACCGATTTTATCGGTTTGTCATTTTTTTCGAATAATTCACAAAAAAATTATCTTTTCCTATTGACAACACACCTGTTTTCATTGCATAATTGCAAACAAAATTAAACATTGCAAACGGGCAATGAGTGGGGCCAGTAAACCATGAATGGTATCCAGAGAGTGAAACCCATAGGCTGGAAGGTTTCATTACCCTCTTCGTGGTTGAACCTACCCCATGAGCTGTTAGGAAAACCTAAACGCTCAACCGGCGTTATCGGTGAAGAGGTGGACTCTTTTTTGGCCGTTTGTCGGCAAAAGAGTCAAAAAAGGTGGTACCGCGGAAACAAGACCTTCCGTCCTTTTTAGGATGCAAGGTCTTTTTTATTTGATCAAAAGGAGGAATTGCCGTGAAACGAGAAACGACCATTACGTTTATCGGTGCCGGTTCGATGGCAGAAGCACTTGTTTCCGGAATGACAAAAACATTGTACCAGCCTGAACAAATTATTATGACAAACCGTTGTAATCAAAAGCGTCTTGAATATATGAAAAAAACGTATGGAGTCCGGATCGAAACCAATAAAGAAAAAGCGGTAAAAGAAGCCGATATTGTCATTTTAGCGATGAAGCCGAAAGACGCGGCAGAAGGCATCATTTCCATTGCTCCAATGATTGGCGAACATCAGCTGATCATTTCCGTGCTGGCTGGCGTTACGACGGAAACCATCGTTTCACTAATTGGTAAAAACGTTGCGGTGATTCGCGCCATGCCAAATACGTCAGCAACGATCGGTCAGTCTGCCACTGCCATCTCTCAAGGCCGTTTTGCTACTGAAACACATTTGGCGATTGCGAAAACGTTGTTTGAGACGGTGGGCATTGTCACGGTCGTTCCTGAACATGATTTGCACGCCGTTACAGGGCTTTCCGGAAGCGGACCTGCCTATGTCTATTATTTAGTGGAAGCAATGGAAAAAGCGGCGGAAGAAATCGGACTTGACCGTACTGTCGCAAAAGAATTGATTTTGCAAACAATTATCGGCGCGGCACAAATGTTGCAAGCAACGAACAAACATCCTTCTATCTTGCGCAAAGAAGTAACTAGTCCGGGCGGAACGACCGAAGCTGGCATTCAAGTGCTGGAGCGTTACCGATACCAGGAAGCGGTTGTTGCTTGTATCAAACGGGCAACGGAGCGATCTGAAGAGTTAGGAAAAGCGCTTGTTTCTTCTTCTCTTCCTCGCGCTGCCGCTCCATCTCGCTAAATGTTGTAAGTGAAATCCTCTTCGCATAGTACGTATCGTTTTTCTTCTCCAAGTAAACGTGCTATTATTCAATTGAAAACGACATTACTTGGGGGGAAAAACAGAGAATGAAAACGATGCTTTTTTCACCGTATACGATACGCGGGGTTACTATCAAAAACCGGATTGTTATGTCTCCTATGTGTATGTATTCTTGCGATACAGAAGATGGAAAAGTACGAAATTGGCATAAAATTCATTATCCGACACGTGCTGTCGGCCAAGTCGGTCTTATTATCGTTGAAGCGACTGCCGTTGCTGCTCAAGGAAGAATTTCGTCACGCGACTTAGGAATCTGGAGCGATGAGCATGTAGATGGATTGCGTGAATTAGCCTCGCTCGTCAAAGAGCATGGAGCTAAAATCGGCATCCAGCTTGCCCATGCCGGGCGCAAATCGGAAGTAGATGGAGAAATTATCGCTCCTTCAGCAATTCCATTCAGTGAAAAAACACGCACCCCGAAAGAAATGACAAAAGCAGACATTGAAGAAACGATCCAAGCGTTCCAAAATGGCGCGCGCCGCGCCAAAGAAGCTGGTTTTGATATCATCGAAATTCACGGTGCCCACGGCTATTTAATTAATGAATTTTTGTCGCCGCTATCGAACCGGCGGCAAGACGAGTATGGCGGTTCACCAGAAAACCGCTACCGCTTTTTAGGAGAAATTATCGATGCCGTAAGAGAAGTATGGGACGGACCGCTCTTTGTGCGCATTTCCGCTTCTGATTACCACCCGGAAGGCTTGACGGTCAAAGATTATATTCCATATGCAAAACGCATGAAAGAACAGGGAGTCGACCTTATCGACGTAAGTTCTGGAGCTGTCGTTCCCGCAAATATCCATGTGTATCCAGGCTACCAAGTTCCGTTTGCGGAAACGATTCGCCGTGAAGCGAATATTGCCACTGGCGCAGTTGGGCTCATTACTTCCGGTCTGCAAGCGGAAGAAATTTTAAGAAGCGGCCGCGCGGATTTAGTATTCCTTGGGCGCGAACTGTTGCGCAACCCATATTGGCCATACGCCGCCGCAAAAGAGTTGGGAACTGCGATTTCCGCCCCAGTACAATATGAGCGGGGATGGCGTTTCTAAAGCTGCCGATTTTCCGGCAGCTTTATTTTTTTCGCGGAATGATAAAAGAAGAAAAATCGGATGCCAACTCCGTATTCGGAAACAACTCTCTTGCCTGCTCTAGCAGTTCTTCACTTAGCGTTCCTTGATATCGGGAACTAATATGAGTTAAAATCAGTCTCTTTACTCCAGCGAGTTTCGCCACTTCCGCCGCTTGGACAGCGGTAGAATGAAAATAATCATGCGCCAAAGCGCTATCCTCTGCCGCAAACGTTGCTTCGTGAACGAGCACATCTGCTTCTTTCGCCAGTTCCACGCTCGCTTCGCAATAGCGTGTATCGCCAAGAATCGTGACAATTCTCCCTTTTTGTGGAGGACCGACAAAATCGCGCCCATCAATGACCGTACCGTCGTCTAACTGCACCGTTTTCCCCAGTTTAATTTGTTGATAAATAGGACCAGGACGAATGCCGAGCGCCTTCAATTTATCTACTAAAAGTGTGCCAGGCAAATCTTTTTCCACAACCCGAAAGCCATAGGAAGGGATGCCGTGATCGAGCTGCTTGGCAATCACTAAAAATCGTTCGTCCTCAAAAATCGTTCCTTCCTCGATTTCGACAACTTGCAGGTCGTATTTCAAACGTGTGCAACTAACGGAAAGCGATATTTCGATAAACGCTTGAATTCCTTTCGGGCCATATATGGTTAACGGTGTATCACCGCCTTGAAAAGAGCGGCTGCCAAGCAATCCCGGCAACCCGAAAATATGATCACCGTGAAGATGGGTGATAAAAATATTTTCAATTCGTCTCGGACGAATGGACGTATGTAAAATTTGATGTTGTGTCGCCTCTCCGCAATCAAATAACCACGTTGCCCCGCGTTCTTCTAATAGCTGCAGCGCAATCGATGATAC
It encodes:
- a CDS encoding ArsR/SmtB family transcription factor produces the protein MNKNKHSFLSSETVESVSLIFKALADPTRIKILYLLSQEECSVNHIAEVLEMSQSAISHQLSILRNLRLVKYRREGKTLLYSCDDEHVISLLMQAIHHSEHH
- a CDS encoding YqkC family protein, producing the protein MKDKLKQIANVAKQKTWVSFLHENDPYSLLHWSIAGVYHEPKDVWLLQNEMTFETKEFATLDEAIAWMDEHMPNITEIL
- a CDS encoding iron-sulfur cluster biosynthesis family protein, with the translated sequence MNITFTDKAIKQLTPILAQTGRMLKLKYDTDGCGCLVDGVIALWLVDEADEDDIAVETNFVPVFVEKSRLVFYDDVMTIDVVEGTSSFLLKSPGQILSPRMPLVEVSEQHER
- a CDS encoding CDGSH iron-sulfur domain-containing protein, whose translation is MSKVQIKVNDNGSYRITGDVELIDAEGNKFVTKQTFSLCRCGLSNNVPFCDGSHKGKFHSVVRATPSESQ
- a CDS encoding YqzH family protein encodes the protein MALLDEKWLKKLIRNCFLQYGHDTESLFLHDFEWKQLCEKILLEKTNHEDMDMYEIVHDVIYEYITK
- a CDS encoding SDR family NAD(P)-dependent oxidoreductase, coding for MRIEGKHIVITGASSGIGEQIAYEAARQKALPVLLARNEEKLKAVARQIEHTYGILPRYYRLDVSDTDAVETVFQQLFRDVQTVDVLVNNAGFGVFRNVEDIDIEEMKDMFAVNVFGLIACTKIVYLHMQKRRSGHIINIASQAGKLATPKSSVYAATKHAVLGFTDSLRMEAEQYGIFVTAVNPGPIRTNFFHVADQSGEYVKNVERWMLSPEKVAKQVVSVMMTPTREVNMPRWMNIGSQLYRLFPSVVEKVGKRAFFKK
- a CDS encoding MBL fold metallo-hydrolase — encoded protein: MNEHIYRIVVPTPFPVGNVNMYLIKGDSLTLIDAGVKTEEAWRSFQQQLRQIGYAPSDIDQVVITHHHPDHVGLLDYLPDTIPVIGHQKADRWLRQDETFFQQHQRFFEQFLLECGVDRSFLAELPNLRGSLRYACHRPLTATVKEGDLLPGLPHWKVIETPGHAQSHVVFYRETDGAMIGGDHLLLHISPNPLMEPPFPGETERPKPLVQYNASLLKMRNYDISFVMTGHGEDVTDVFALIEKRLRKQRERAEQVLDMLKQRPHTVFEVCQKLFPTVYQQEFILTMSETIGQLDYLEENVAVRKTKVNDYYIYEAMEGSICG
- the proI gene encoding pyrroline-5-carboxylate reductase ProI; its protein translation is MKRETTITFIGAGSMAEALVSGMTKTLYQPEQIIMTNRCNQKRLEYMKKTYGVRIETNKEKAVKEADIVILAMKPKDAAEGIISIAPMIGEHQLIISVLAGVTTETIVSLIGKNVAVIRAMPNTSATIGQSATAISQGRFATETHLAIAKTLFETVGIVTVVPEHDLHAVTGLSGSGPAYVYYLVEAMEKAAEEIGLDRTVAKELILQTIIGAAQMLQATNKHPSILRKEVTSPGGTTEAGIQVLERYRYQEAVVACIKRATERSEELGKALVSSSLPRAAAPSR
- the namA gene encoding NADPH dehydrogenase NamA; this encodes MKTMLFSPYTIRGVTIKNRIVMSPMCMYSCDTEDGKVRNWHKIHYPTRAVGQVGLIIVEATAVAAQGRISSRDLGIWSDEHVDGLRELASLVKEHGAKIGIQLAHAGRKSEVDGEIIAPSAIPFSEKTRTPKEMTKADIEETIQAFQNGARRAKEAGFDIIEIHGAHGYLINEFLSPLSNRRQDEYGGSPENRYRFLGEIIDAVREVWDGPLFVRISASDYHPEGLTVKDYIPYAKRMKEQGVDLIDVSSGAVVPANIHVYPGYQVPFAETIRREANIATGAVGLITSGLQAEEILRSGRADLVFLGRELLRNPYWPYAAAKELGTAISAPVQYERGWRF
- the rnz gene encoding ribonuclease Z; this encodes MELLFLGTGAGVPAKERNVSSIALQLLEERGATWLFDCGEATQHQILHTSIRPRRIENIFITHLHGDHIFGLPGLLGSRSFQGGDTPLTIYGPKGIQAFIEISLSVSCTRLKYDLQVVEIEEGTIFEDERFLVIAKQLDHGIPSYGFRVVEKDLPGTLLVDKLKALGIRPGPIYQQIKLGKTVQLDDGTVIDGRDFVGPPQKGRIVTILGDTRYCEASVELAKEADVLVHEATFAAEDSALAHDYFHSTAVQAAEVAKLAGVKRLILTHISSRYQGTLSEELLEQARELFPNTELASDFSSFIIPRKK